In Daucus carota subsp. sativus chromosome 4, DH1 v3.0, whole genome shotgun sequence, one DNA window encodes the following:
- the LOC135152154 gene encoding uncharacterized protein LOC135152154, translating to MSEKSQNSNSRYESIRVPILKASEYPVWKVKMVMFLEATDPEYLDMIYDGPHMPTKLSVAVGDEPQKMIPKEKKDYTPEDISSISKDAKVKHLLHSALDNVMSNRVIGCKIAKEIWDALEIRYLYDRFVKLLNDLSLVDKECDLEDSNLKFLLALPEKWDLKRNKRYGGKPKHVALKVQEETAVKNKGKAHVTKPDTESSNSDDNSNSDIPSDSEDNDTEMMHLAALMVKSFKKIAYKNFNKGKKFTRKDGNSDRKGFKKNEGKEEKSGKSVKSKFTCFNCGEKGHFETKWKKAKNEKGQAFITKKGNWADSSDTEEEVNYALMANTDNSSETVETKLPHSTLAFNTEDITELRLFLKSLHISFRDQTLENERLKFEVLDVKKRNDYLDKELVQMLEVQKERDDVVFVKNELLKKHASFESELAKERDIIKTWTNSGKTAQNILGSGNWKKGLGYTDKYEAEPTKPEKNKDINTMSPKSEVKTRNDNMKNILNLDSGCSRHMTGNKALLSEFMEKASPNVSYGDGNIGKTLGYGNINFGNIIIESVVKSMTKDFMSISLKNTVKLLEKAMEKLF from the exons atgtctgaaaaatctcagaactcaaacagtagatatgagtcaattagggttccgatccttaaggcatctgagtATCCTGTCTGGAAGGTGAAGATGGTCATGTTTCTGGAAGCCACGGATCCAGAATACTTGGATatgatttatgatggtccacacatgccaaccaagctctctgttgcagttggagatgaacctcagaagatgattcccaaagaaaagaaggattatACTCCTGAAGATATCTCATCAATTAGCAAGgatgcaaaagtgaagcacTTACTGCATAGTGCTCTTGATAATGTTATGTCCAacagggtgattggatgcaaaattgcaaaagaaatatgggatgctttggaaatcagat atctgtatgacagatttgttaagttgctgaatgacttatcctTGGTGGATAAAGAGTGTgatttggaagactcaaatctcaaattcctactagctcttcctgaaaaatgggatttaaAG AGAAACAAAAGATATGGAGGGAAACCCAAGCATGtagctctaaaagttcaagaagaaactgctgtgaaaaacaaaggaaaagctcatgtcacaaaacctgacactgagtcatcaaactctgatgataactcaaactctgatattccctcagactctgaggaCAATGACACTGAGATGATGCATCTGGCAGCTTTGATGgtcaaaagcttcaagaagatagcttacaagaacttcaacaaggGAAAGAAGTTTACAAGGAAGGACGGAAACTCTGACAGAAAAGgtttcaagaagaatgagggtaaggaagaaaaatctggaaaatctgttAAGTCTAAGTTTacctgcttcaactgtggtgaaaagggtcactttgaaACTAAGTGGaagaaagccaagaatgaaaaagGACAAGCTttcatcaccaagaaaggaaactgggcAGATTCATCAGAcacagaagaagaagtcaactatgccttaatggcaaacactgataACAGctctgagactgttgaaacaaaGTTACCTCACTCCACTCTTGCCTTtaatactgaagatataactgagttaagattatttCTTAAAAGCTTGCATATcagttttagagatcagactttagaaaatgaaagattaaaatttgaagtcttagatgtaaagaaaaggaatgattatcttgacaAAGAATTAGtccagatgttagaagttcagaaagaaagagatgatgttgtttttgtcaaaaatgaattattaaagaaacatgcatctTTTGagtcagaacttgctaaggagagagatataataaaaacatgGACAAATTCAGGAAAAACTGCTCAgaatatcttaggtagtggaaattgGAAGAAAGGATTAGGTTATACTGATAAATATGAAGCTGAGCCAACCAAAccaga gaagaataaggacataaatactatgtctcccaaatcagaagttaagactagaaAT gacaacatgaaaaatattctaaatctggacagtggatgctcaagacatatgactggaaataaggccctgctatcAGAATTTATGGAGAAGGCtagcccaaatgtttcttatggagatggcaacatagggaaaactttgggatatgggaATATCAATTTTGGAAATATCATCATTGAATCTGTAGTCAAATCTATGACAAAAGATTTCATgtcaatttctttgaagaacactgtgaagttGTTAGAAAAAGCaatggaaa